tgttttaaaatactgtccAACATGTCAGTGTTTTTCACATGATAGGTAGCCTGTTTTTTTCAGGCATCCGAAACAAACCGAAACAAAAATATGTTGTCTGATGTTTTACTGATAGTTAATTCTCTGTGTGTCTCTGGGTCAGAAAGGATTAGAAATCTTGAATGATTTCTGGGAGAGGGAAGGATAAGTTTATTTAAGTTGGATTATAGGAttccatttctgaagcaaatGCACGAAAGCTTTATGTGCAGTAGAGGCTAAAGTTTGAGAGATGAGGATagttactattttaaaaaattacagaaaaagtatttttatcctTTAGTATGCTGGTGTTGCGCATACTGCGTTACTTCCTGTACAGGGAGCGTTCTTTTTACTGCTTCCCCCTGTGTTAGAGGGGGAAAAGGAGATTATCCATCAACAGGAAAGTGTCGCTACTTAGAAGTCCATAGCCCAGTGGTGGCACCCCTTCCTTGCTGTCTGGTGTCAAACgcatttaaaaaaactttgatGCCATCACTCATGTTTCATTATTTAAGTGTGTaagtttgtgggttttgttCAAAATTAGCTATAAGCTTGAATAGTCATAGAGCAGTACAAACAGTTATTTCTTAAAGTTAGTGATTTGTGCTTTGCAAACTAAGTATGAACAGGAGCGTGCAGCATTCTTAATGCCTGTCTCGATCTGTATTAGGATTTAGTTTCTGGATTCATTTTGACAGCAGTTGAGGGCTCTGCGGCCAGAGGGAGATGAAAGTACTGTTCTCACCCTGTTATCTGACTGGGGATGATACCTGCAGGTCTGCTAATGCGTATTCCTACTCTTGTAATATCTCTGTAGGTGACTATTGCAACTGTCTGGAGAATCTGTTGTCTTTTGTGATAGTAGGTGCATGAGTGAAAACACAGGATTTTACTTTGAACTCAGTGCTAGTATTACACAAGAGTAGTAAAACAGTTGTATTGAGACAAAAAATAGTTGTTCCTAGTTATTTATTGTCTGATTGTTTAACTGCGTTCACAGTGGCGGATGTTCAAAGCTGCTAATATAGCACCTTGATTGCTTCTTAAATTAGAAAGAACCGGGCAATGTAATTGTATTACTTTTTCTGCTATATTGTATTATAATGCAGCTAAGCACTAAGAAAATGGGGatttctgcagcactgacattatttcctttttatactATTGGTTATAGTTGTGTTATGAAAATAGGCTTAAATTTGTATGCTGTTGCAGATGTCTAATTATTAATGCCTCTGTGGCTTTTACTCTTGGTTTATATATACTTAACATCTATTGTATACCATAAGAGCCTATATcttaacatgtatttttatagcaGATTAACACAACAGATAGGTGCTTTATATTTGTTTGTAATTTGAACTGTGCAACTACACTGAATCAGCCAGATTTTGCATTTAATGTATTCCGAGGAAAGTATTAATTCTAAACCCATATTAACTTATTactgcagtttcttttaaagacattgATTTTACGAACTTGTGCAGCCCTCTGCTACTGTAACTACTGCCTATGCCATCAATGAAGAAAGCTTAAAAGAAAGacaggaagagaggagaaaataggTGGACCggaaaaaaggcaggaaagaaaggcagataagatgaagaaagagaatgaaacatggaaaaagaaaacaggggTTGAAGGAGCACTAGTTggtaaaaatctgttttattcaCTTTAGTATTGCACATAACCTAGTCCAAGTTTTTATGAATTAAGcataaatacaaaaagtaggaagaaacaaaagatgaaaaaggaaagcagtgaaGCACAGCAAGTCAGCCCAGCTGTGGCATCCTGACAGCCTTCAAGTGGGAGGTTATTCCTGCTGCTGTTACTGTGTTGTGAGCAATTGCTTTCTCTAGTAATGGACACTAGATTGTTTAGGTTTTTTCATAGTGTAATAGATTGATAAGATGATGTTTACCATTGATCTTCCTTTAAAGTGCTATAAATCACTACCTTCATTGGTGGTATATGTTAAATGTATGCTAccttttcagattattttttttctaaaccattGAGGCCTATGttgcaggaacagaaaaatacagggtAGTAATTTAAAGAAGCACTTTATGGCTCTTACTGTTGTCTGTGTTTTTGACTCAAAGTAAAGAGTTTTTGAAATCACTTTCTAAAACAGGATTAATGCCTACTTCACAAAACAGCTGAAGTAAATCCATTGTTTGTGAATTGCTTAAGATTTTTGGCAGAAAGACTATAAAATGATAGTTTTTGTATTCTCTAATGTTTTATCCCTTCATACTGTGATTCTTGAGTTTTTTTGACCAACAAACTAATATCCAGCCTCACCACTTTATTATTGGACTTCTAGCTTAAAATGCCACAAAAgcaatgtaaatgaaaataaaatttttagtTCTGTAGACCTGCAGATCCTACTAGGCCATCAGTTTGGTAGTAACTGTCTTACTTTAATGAATACTAGGTTAGATCTTTCTGCATTCAGTTCATAGTTGTTTTCTGACAATGTAACTTCTGTAGCTCTGTTGTCTCTGTTTAATATATTTGATATAGAGCAAGTTTTTGCTTTGTCCAGAATATTGTCACATAAATCTTACTTTCTTGCAGCTGGAATGTTAAAGAAATTCATCAGGCTGCCGACTATCTCAAAGTAGAAGAAGTGGTGACTAAATGCAAGATAAAGATGgaagactttgcttttattGCTAATCCATCTTCTACAGAGACATCTAGTATCACTGGAAACATCGAAATGAATCAGCAGACCTGCCTTCTGACCCTCCGAGATTACAATAATCGGGAGAAAGCAGATGCTGCTTCTGCAGACTTGGTTCAACCACAAGCAAAGAGAGCagctttagaaaagaaatctgcTCAGCCCAAAAAGCGAAAGAAGAATTTCAGCTCCCCCAAAAGCATACAGAATAAATCAGTACAATATCAAAATGATGTGGCTGAGAATGCATCAATTGAAATGTTCTTAGATGCGAATAAACTTGCTACACAGATaacagagcaggctgctcaAGGCAGTGATAACTCTGAACTAGAGTTGTCATCTGTGGTGGAAAGTGAAACATTGGCAGCACAAGATATGTTAGTTCAGACTcttacagcaaagcaaaaacGGGGAAAGCCTCAGCAAAACTGTGCACTAAAAGAGCATTGTATGTCTAATATAGCCAATGAAAAGAACACTTACCAGCTGGAGGGCTCAGGAGAGGAACTTGATCAAAAGTACTCCAAAGCTAAACCAGTGTGCAACACGTGTGGAAAAGTCTTCTCAGAAGCCAGTAGCCTCCGTCGACACATGAGAATACACAAAGGAGTGAAACCATATGTGTGTCAGCTTTGTGGGAAGGCATTTACACAGTGCAATCAGTTGAAAACGCATGTAAGAACTCACACAGGTAAGCTTTGGCTCTTTCTTCATAGATCGTTGAGATCTGTAATAATAGCATATGAATACATAACTAAAAACATCTTTGTATGcatttttactttcatcttAGAAATTTTGTCCACTACAGGATGCATATGGGGATAGTATCTGTGTCCTGGTAccattaaatgttttaaaatagaaactgaTGTAgtactgaaaaatgttaaatagaCAGAGGGGACTCAATTAGTCTTAGCATCTTGATTTTCAGAGAGTCTCAGAGGAGCTGACTCTTCTTTCTGTGCAGTGATTACAGGGAATGAAGTGCCAGTATTGCCAGTAGAGTATGTAAGGCCCGGTGAGCTTGATactataattttttaatttcgttacttttttcttttaacattcaATCCTAATATATGTTTGATAACAcggataggaaaaaaaattcttgtgaCAAGTAGATAACTTCTCCCATAGATACCTTTTTAAAAGTAGAGGAAATAAGCTAAGTTAGTACAGCATTTGGGATTTCATTTAGTAAAATGTTTAGTTGAAATGTATAGTGATGATATGCTCTTTTCATTCAGTCTCATTACTAGAAGTCTGTGTGATAGCAAGAGCTACTGGACaaagcatggaagaaaaatcaattatGAGCACTTAAATATTAAGACAAATACCTCTGGCTTAGAAAGATTATGAACAGTAGATTGCTGGAGCCTGGGAAGATGTGCTGGAGCAGTAGTGCGCTTACTTGTCTTTAATGTTCTTCCTTAGAGATTTCTACTGAAGACTTGGTCCTGTGTTAATTGGGTCTTCGACCTGATCTGGTACAGCTGTTCTGCTGTTGGCTCTGCTGCTGTACTTAACCTAGTGAGCAACAGAGGAGCattatttactttgttttcttccttttgtggctgtttcagatttttgaaGTAAGAGTAAAAAAGATTGAATTTTATTACTTCTactcttttcccccctttggAAGACCCTGAGCTGAAGTCAGCAGTGGAGCTATATATAGGAAGCTGTGAAGGTGTGAAAGAGGTGAAGTAGGAGGTGATGGGGTACAGCTGCAGGAGAACATCTTGCTCTTTCAGTAGCCAAGGGAGAGGATTGCAAATTTACCAGCCAGTGACTAGCCAAAGGTTCATATATAAGATGAAGCTTGTGAGCAAAACTCAAAGGACAGCTTTCTGGTAGGAACATCAGCCGCTCTTTCTACTTCTCGGGGTGTTGtacttgaaatatttgtatgaaTAGGTAGGGAATTTTAATGTATGGGCTGCTACATGGCGAGTTAGATGtctaataattttattttttgatgtttttatctACACGATGTACTCCAGGATTGTTGGATTCTTAGCTTGATTGTGCACTGCCCTAGAAATACAAGCACAGGCTCTTTTATGTTGTCATCCAAGACTCTGGAGTTGCACAGGCCATTAGATGAGACAATATGGACCGCTAAGAACATATGAATAGTCAGAGAACTATCTGTAGCATTCTACAGCAGGTGCTAACAAAAAATTTGTGAGAACTAGAGAGTATACTAAAGACTTCTTGCTGttttgcaggcaaaaaaaagcaggtgATTTACTGGGTGTTCATCTCAAATATTCAGTATCATGAACAGACATAACCAGCAAAATGTTTGAAAGTGTAGTAGTAGCAGCACTCTTGTAATACTGGGAAAACagcactgttaaaaatattaattacttttctttttctttgtccaAGTAATGTGCTCAAAAAGTCTAGTGTGTGCTGTATTCTTGGCAGGTAGAGCTTCGGTGGATTGGTTATAGGATGTTACAGGATGTTACTTGTAAGAAGTACTAGAACAGAGACTTGAGCTTTGATCAGGTAAATGGATTGGAAAGCTTTCTTACGTAAATGTAGAAagtatacttttttctttttttaaaaaaactaggGGAGAAGCCATACAAATGTGAACTGTGCGACAAAGGCTTTGCCCAGAAATGCCAGTTAGTGTTCCACAGTCGGATGCATCACGGAGAAGAGAAACCATACAAATGTGATGTGTGCAATCTGCAGTTTGCAACATCAAGCAATCTGAAGATTCATGCCAGGTAGGCAAAAGTGGGATCCTACAGATCTAAAGACATTTATTCATACATTCATTTAAACAGAGAGAACAACAATTCACTCCAGCACGAGCAGGAGTTAAATATTCACATAACTTGGTCATTTCTACTTCTTCTTTACTCTCAAATCGTGTTTTGAAATGCCTAATAGATACGTATGTCTGTGCACTTCCTCATTAGGGAAGTGATTTGCAATTTATGAATGTTGTGGCATTCACAGTGGTGTCTTTATGGCAATgactggatttttgttttttgctttgttttttaatctcttttagcacagaggaggaaagagtTCCTTGGCAGGAAGTGAAACAGAACAGGTCTCACTGTTCGCTGCTGTCTGCATGGGAGTATTTGTAATTTTTGGCAGGAGCACAAATTATGTCCCCTTTTTTAGGAATCATCCTTTTATCTTTCAGTATTGCATAATGCAAAACTTGCTGAGTTCTCTTGCTGAGTGTTACATGTGCAATGCCTGTAGTCCAATTCAGCTGCCACTGAAATCATTGATACTCAAATTGCCAAAGTCAACAGACAATGAATTTTACTTAGTGAGAAACTGCTAACTCAAACCCAGACTCCAGGTCAGTGGGTTTCAGGTCAGGTGTCGTTTCCCTGTCTGCGGTAAGAGCCCTCCCTAACGCGCATGTTTGTTCACAGGAAGCATAGTGGCGAGAAGCCCTATGTGTGTGACCGGTGTGGTCAGCGGTTTGCTCAGGCCAGCACGCTCACCTACCATGTGCGTCGCCACACAGGGGAGAAACCTTATGTGTGTGACACTTGTGGAAAAGCCTTTGCTGTGTCAAGTTCTCTCATCACCCATTCCCGAAAACATACAGGTAAGGAGAGACAGAACACAGAGTTACCTGAACAGGCCTGATGAGGGAGGACTAGCCActtgcagagaggagagagataAGCAATGGTCAGGCAAACTGTAGACTAGGACTATCTGGGAGTTACCTGTGGTGTTCTCATCCATCAGTTCCTTCCTCAGATTCTTTCCCTTTGACCTCAGTTTAGGAACGTCTTTTCCCATTGGTTATTGCCTCTGTTTCATTTTAGTTTGTTCTTTGTGTATTCTGGTTTATGTATTGTAATAACAAACTCTTTGTGTCTCCTTTAGGAGAGAAGCCATATAT
This Rhea pennata isolate bPtePen1 chromosome 9, bPtePen1.pri, whole genome shotgun sequence DNA region includes the following protein-coding sequences:
- the MYNN gene encoding myoneurin isoform X1 is translated as MQYSHHCEHLLERLNKQREAGFLCDCTVVIGEFQFKAHRNVLASFSEYFGAFYRDASDNNVVLDQTQVKADGFQKLLEFIYTGHLNLDSWNVKEIHQAADYLKVEEVVTKCKIKMEDFAFIANPSSTETSSITGNIEMNQQTCLLTLRDYNNREKADAASADLVQPQAKRAALEKKSAQPKKRKKNFSSPKSIQNKSVQYQNDVAENASIEMFLDANKLATQITEQAAQGSDNSELELSSVVESETLAAQDMLVQTLTAKQKRGKPQQNCALKEHCMSNIANEKNTYQLEGSGEELDQKYSKAKPVCNTCGKVFSEASSLRRHMRIHKGVKPYVCQLCGKAFTQCNQLKTHVRTHTGEKPYKCELCDKGFAQKCQLVFHSRMHHGEEKPYKCDVCNLQFATSSNLKIHARKHSGEKPYVCDRCGQRFAQASTLTYHVRRHTGEKPYVCDTCGKAFAVSSSLITHSRKHTGEKPYICGICGKSFISSGELNKHFRSHTGERPFICELCGNSYTDIKNLKKHKTKVHTGSETPPDSNTLENSFNEQESIQNQKSPLSESVDVKPSEMSLPLPLPIGTEDHQMLLPVTGSQSPSSETLLRSAVTGYSEPQFIFLQQLY
- the MYNN gene encoding myoneurin isoform X2; the protein is MEDFAFIANPSSTETSSITGNIEMNQQTCLLTLRDYNNREKADAASADLVQPQAKRAALEKKSAQPKKRKKNFSSPKSIQNKSVQYQNDVAENASIEMFLDANKLATQITEQAAQGSDNSELELSSVVESETLAAQDMLVQTLTAKQKRGKPQQNCALKEHCMSNIANEKNTYQLEGSGEELDQKYSKAKPVCNTCGKVFSEASSLRRHMRIHKGVKPYVCQLCGKAFTQCNQLKTHVRTHTGEKPYKCELCDKGFAQKCQLVFHSRMHHGEEKPYKCDVCNLQFATSSNLKIHARKHSGEKPYVCDRCGQRFAQASTLTYHVRRHTGEKPYVCDTCGKAFAVSSSLITHSRKHTGEKPYICGICGKSFISSGELNKHFRSHTGERPFICELCGNSYTDIKNLKKHKTKVHTGSETPPDSNTLENSFNEQESIQNQKSPLSESVDVKPSEMSLPLPLPIGTEDHQMLLPVTGSQSPSSETLLRSAVTGYSEPQFIFLQQLY